One Leptolyngbya sp. CCY15150 genomic window carries:
- a CDS encoding NAD-dependent epimerase — protein sequence MGNVLVTGAAGFIGFHLSHYLTDQGLTVVGLDNVNDYYDPQLKRDRLTQLRDRPLFTFKQVDLGDRDALTQVFETYRPEKVINLAAQAGVRYSIQNPHAYVDANLVGFVNLLECCRHFDVQHLVYASSSSVYGANRKIPFSVDDNVDHPISLYAATKKANELIAHTYSHLYALPTTGLRFFTVYGSWGRPDMAYFLFTKAILEGTPIKVFNHGKMRRDFTYIDDVVLGIARVMDHLPQPAAPNDRPDAHQGTPAPYVIHNIGNHKPVELMRFIEVLEGAIGRAAVKEFLPMQPGDVPETYADVRSLVEAVGFQASTPIEEGLPRFVEWYRDYYNV from the coding sequence GCCACTATTTGACCGATCAGGGTTTGACGGTCGTGGGCTTAGACAACGTGAACGACTACTATGATCCGCAGCTCAAGCGCGATCGCCTCACCCAGTTGCGCGATCGCCCTCTGTTTACCTTTAAGCAGGTGGATCTAGGCGATCGCGATGCCCTGACCCAAGTGTTTGAGACCTACCGTCCTGAGAAGGTGATCAACCTGGCTGCCCAAGCAGGGGTGCGCTACTCCATTCAAAATCCCCATGCTTATGTCGATGCCAACTTGGTGGGGTTTGTGAATCTTCTAGAATGCTGCCGGCATTTTGATGTGCAGCATTTGGTCTATGCTTCGTCGAGCTCCGTCTATGGTGCCAACCGGAAAATTCCCTTTTCGGTTGACGATAATGTAGACCATCCCATCAGTCTCTATGCGGCGACCAAAAAGGCCAATGAGCTGATTGCCCATACCTACAGTCATCTCTACGCTTTGCCCACCACCGGCCTACGGTTTTTTACGGTCTATGGCAGTTGGGGACGACCCGACATGGCCTACTTCCTGTTCACCAAAGCCATCCTAGAGGGCACGCCGATCAAGGTGTTTAACCATGGCAAAATGCGCCGCGACTTCACCTACATTGATGATGTGGTGCTGGGTATCGCCCGCGTCATGGATCATCTGCCGCAGCCTGCTGCCCCCAACGATCGTCCAGATGCTCATCAGGGTACGCCAGCTCCCTACGTGATTCACAATATTGGCAACCACAAGCCCGTTGAGTTGATGCGGTTTATTGAGGTGCTGGAGGGGGCAATCGGCCGGGCTGCCGTGAAGGAATTTTTGCCCATGCAGCCGGGGGATGTGCCGGAAACCTATGCGGATGTGCGATCGCTGGTTGAGGCGGTGGGGTTTCAAGCCAGCACACCCATTGAAGAGGGCCTGCCTCGGTTTGTGGAGTGGTATCGCGACTATTACAATGTGTAA
- a CDS encoding pentapeptide repeat-containing protein, whose product MANENHLTLINKGVSAWNQWRDENPDVAPDLSGINLNKINLKHANLSHVDLSQTSLLGADLGYTNLHCVNLSRADLSGVDFNEANLTEANLTDTNLLGAYLSGADLSQADLSRAKVNRADLTGVNLSSAILTKTSLVGADLSRANLSQASMVGADLSRTEMSRVDLSQTDLTGAALRDTRLIGANLSQSILVNAVLIGARLNRADLSATNFTGANLSTATLLGAKLTQANLSQADLTAANLSGANLSEAILTQAILDEANLSGANLTDAVVTDMSAEGADFSQATLPDGSLSESPS is encoded by the coding sequence ATGGCGAATGAAAACCATCTCACTCTGATCAACAAAGGCGTTAGTGCTTGGAACCAGTGGCGCGACGAAAATCCTGACGTTGCTCCTGACCTGAGTGGGATTAATCTCAACAAAATCAACTTAAAGCACGCCAACCTCAGCCATGTTGATCTAAGTCAAACCAGCTTGTTAGGTGCCGATCTGGGCTACACCAATTTGCACTGCGTCAACCTTTCTCGGGCTGACCTCAGCGGCGTTGATTTCAATGAGGCGAATTTGACAGAAGCTAACCTCACAGATACAAACCTGCTTGGGGCCTATTTAAGTGGTGCGGATCTGAGTCAAGCTGACCTCAGCCGGGCTAAGGTCAACCGGGCCGATTTAACCGGCGTCAACCTTTCCAGCGCGATTTTGACGAAAACTAGCCTGGTGGGAGCCGACCTCAGCCGGGCTAATCTCAGCCAAGCCAGTATGGTGGGAGCCGACCTCAGCCGAACAGAAATGAGCCGGGTGGATTTGAGCCAAACGGATTTGACCGGGGCAGCTCTGCGAGATACGCGATTGATTGGGGCTAATCTCAGCCAAAGCATTTTGGTGAACGCGGTTCTGATCGGGGCACGCCTCAACCGAGCGGATCTCAGCGCCACGAATTTCACCGGTGCCAATCTGAGTACAGCTACGCTTTTGGGTGCCAAGCTCACCCAGGCTAATCTCAGTCAAGCTGACTTAACGGCTGCCAATCTCAGCGGTGCCAACTTGAGTGAAGCCATCTTGACCCAGGCGATTTTAGATGAGGCCAACCTCAGCGGTGCTAACCTCACGGATGCGGTTGTCACCGACATGTCTGCTGAGGGGGCTGATTTTAGTCAGGCTACGCTACCGGATGGTTCTCTATCGGAGTCGCCCTCCTAG
- a CDS encoding glycosyltransferase family 2 protein yields the protein MQSSGQHSPAPALVLEKTYQEPSALTPLVSVVVPIHNEVESLPHLVEAIASVLQEQQVSYEIICVDDGSRDGSVEWLQQQAPQRPDLKAVILRRNYGQTAAMAAGFNHASGRVIVTMDGDLQNDPRDILTLVAKLDEGYDLVSGWRKDRQDAKLTRLLPSRIANGLISWVTGVELHDYGCSLKAYSAELIADMNLYGELHRFLPALAAIEGGRIAEIPVRHHARQYGQSKYGLDRTFRVVMDLMTVSFMKTFLTRPMHVFGFWGGMSLTLGTVLGLYLTVLKLLGQSIGDRPLLILAVVLILAGIQLFCFGLLAELLIRTYHESQGRPIYRVREVVD from the coding sequence ATGCAGTCATCAGGGCAACACTCTCCGGCTCCAGCCTTGGTGCTGGAAAAAACCTATCAAGAACCCTCAGCCCTGACGCCGCTGGTGTCTGTGGTGGTTCCCATTCACAACGAAGTGGAAAGCCTGCCTCACTTGGTAGAAGCGATCGCCTCGGTGCTGCAAGAGCAGCAGGTGTCCTACGAAATCATTTGTGTGGATGATGGATCGCGGGATGGGTCGGTCGAATGGTTGCAGCAGCAAGCCCCCCAGCGCCCAGACCTCAAAGCCGTGATTTTGCGGCGCAACTATGGGCAAACCGCGGCCATGGCCGCGGGTTTTAACCATGCCTCCGGCCGGGTGATTGTCACCATGGATGGGGATTTGCAAAACGACCCCCGCGATATTTTGACGCTGGTTGCCAAGCTTGATGAGGGCTATGACCTGGTGAGCGGCTGGCGGAAAGATCGCCAAGATGCCAAACTGACGCGGCTCTTGCCTTCCCGAATCGCCAATGGGCTGATTAGTTGGGTCACCGGGGTCGAGCTCCATGACTATGGCTGCTCTCTGAAGGCCTACAGTGCTGAACTGATCGCCGATATGAACCTCTACGGTGAGCTCCACCGATTTTTGCCGGCCTTGGCGGCCATTGAAGGGGGGCGGATTGCTGAAATTCCGGTGCGGCACCATGCCCGCCAGTATGGACAAAGTAAGTATGGTCTTGATCGCACCTTCCGCGTGGTGATGGATTTAATGACCGTCTCGTTTATGAAGACCTTCTTGACGCGACCCATGCATGTCTTTGGCTTCTGGGGCGGCATGTCGTTGACCTTGGGCACCGTTCTAGGGCTCTATCTAACGGTCTTGAAGCTCTTGGGACAATCGATTGGCGATCGCCCCCTGTTAATTCTGGCAGTGGTGCTAATTCTGGCTGGTATTCAGCTCTTTTGTTTTGGATTACTGGCCGAATTGCTGATCCGTACCTATCACGAATCCCAGGGGCGACCTATCTATCGCGTGCGGGAAGTGGTTGACTAG